A single Leptolyngbya ohadii IS1 DNA region contains:
- a CDS encoding GNAT family N-acetyltransferase — translation MRTLESGYTIRFANVKELALLSEIERAANRLFLNTPYAFLVDSEPLSIDFIQARFQAGQVWVAVDTTNTVVGFAVSREVDNTLYLQEIDVHPEHGQRGIGSALVKAVCAWAQLQSYGAVSLATFREIAWNAPFYSKLGFHILEEADLTPGLQQIRLQEMTAGLPLSDRVIMRCELLP, via the coding sequence ATGAGAACGCTTGAATCTGGCTATACCATCCGTTTTGCCAATGTAAAAGAATTAGCTTTGCTGTCTGAAATTGAACGAGCCGCCAACCGTCTATTTTTGAATACGCCCTATGCCTTCCTGGTGGATTCTGAGCCGCTGTCGATCGACTTTATTCAGGCAAGATTTCAGGCAGGGCAGGTATGGGTTGCAGTCGATACAACCAACACAGTTGTTGGATTTGCAGTAAGCCGCGAAGTTGATAACACCCTCTACCTCCAGGAGATTGATGTTCATCCCGAACATGGACAGCGAGGAATTGGTTCTGCCCTGGTCAAGGCGGTTTGTGCCTGGGCACAGCTTCAGAGCTATGGAGCAGTATCGCTTGCAACCTTTCGAGAGATTGCCTGGAATGCTCCGTTTTACTCAAAACTGGGATTTCACATCCTTGAAGAAGCTGACCTCACGCCAGGACTCCAGCAGATTAGACTGCAAGAAATGACAGCCGGCTTGCCCCTCTCCGATCGGGTCATCATGCGATGTGAGCTACTGCCCTAA
- a CDS encoding DUF4142 domain-containing protein, protein MKEFNRIAFVKRFAGVVSAAALASAVSLPVLAQNGTEQPFQNPIGPSESPSGSPSVPGNSSIDDPGRGNGTDNGIDNGINNTSPSRQQSFDSVEMDSSRVTRSGRQVRSLPFATVPGPSESPSGSPAVIGANSFADPARSLDRSVTDRVEEAGKRQETQRISQTPSGFETVPGPSETPSGSPAVEGANRSSDPGLYVQPDSGSMQMNQGTMNMPMNQQGINRTSSGTTQSAAPTALDQEFIRMAAQSNNAEIATSQLALQKSSNEEVREYAERMIQEHTLANQRLQPIAARYGVQLPTGVDPLSAAISQRLSQLSGQEFDRGYMQAQASAHMRTVALFQTQIAQGQAPEAKAYASALLPNVQDHYQMANAMSNTFSAQRLVR, encoded by the coding sequence ATGAAAGAATTTAATCGCATTGCTTTCGTGAAGCGTTTTGCGGGCGTGGTGAGTGCTGCGGCGCTGGCTTCTGCGGTCAGTTTGCCTGTGCTGGCTCAAAACGGCACGGAGCAACCTTTTCAGAATCCGATCGGTCCCAGCGAAAGCCCTTCGGGTAGCCCCAGCGTTCCCGGTAATTCGAGCATTGATGATCCGGGCAGAGGCAATGGCACTGATAACGGCATCGATAATGGCATCAACAACACCTCCCCATCTCGTCAGCAATCCTTTGACAGTGTAGAGATGGACTCCTCGCGAGTAACCCGCTCCGGTCGTCAAGTGCGTTCTCTGCCCTTCGCAACCGTTCCCGGTCCGAGCGAAAGCCCTTCCGGTTCTCCGGCGGTAATTGGTGCCAATTCCTTTGCTGACCCCGCACGATCGCTCGATCGCAGCGTTACAGACCGGGTAGAAGAGGCAGGTAAACGGCAAGAGACGCAGCGGATCAGCCAGACCCCCAGCGGGTTTGAGACGGTTCCGGGTCCGAGCGAGACGCCCTCTGGTAGCCCTGCCGTTGAGGGAGCTAACCGCAGCAGCGATCCGGGCTTGTATGTGCAGCCGGACAGTGGCTCGATGCAGATGAACCAGGGCACCATGAATATGCCCATGAACCAGCAGGGCATCAATCGCACGTCCTCCGGCACCACGCAGAGCGCAGCCCCCACTGCTCTGGATCAGGAATTTATCCGCATGGCGGCACAGAGCAACAACGCAGAGATTGCAACTTCCCAGCTTGCCCTGCAAAAGTCTAGCAACGAAGAAGTGCGGGAATATGCCGAGCGCATGATCCAGGAACACACCCTGGCAAATCAGCGGCTTCAGCCGATCGCAGCTCGCTATGGTGTTCAGCTGCCGACCGGCGTTGATCCCCTAAGTGCGGCAATTTCCCAGCGTTTGTCCCAGCTTTCGGGGCAGGAGTTCGATCGCGGATACATGCAGGCTCAAGCGTCTGCCCACATGAGAACGGTTGCCCTGTTCCAGACCCAAATTGCTCAGGGTCAGGCTCCTGAAGCGAAGGCTTATGCCTCTGCCCTGCTGCCCAACGTTCAAGACCATTACCAGATGGCGAACGCAATGAGCAATACGTTCAGCGCCCAGCGGCTCGTTCGGTAG